The proteins below come from a single Plantactinospora sp. KBS50 genomic window:
- a CDS encoding nucleotide disphospho-sugar-binding domain-containing protein has protein sequence MRVLCTVSGWPAHWFPMVPLGWALQAAGHEVRVACPPGQAAAVAAAGLVPAPVLGELDMTFMLRYANLWAARSGAWPYPWPPLHPLTGDPVDPATFDLDAFAETAKRRIATETGTGFAAALDHARRFRPDLVLHDRLSADGLLAAKVLDIPAVAHLWGPVGTAEPDPELYPLPVDYTRAFPRHGVGELTADALRYVVDPCPPGLQPPIRGDRLDVRYQPYNGPGGPGDPMPPGDRPRVCVVWSNSMSRMYGDGAYLVPLVVRALAGMDVDVVLPAHPEDRDRLGELPGRVRVLAATPLHLLLPGCAAVIHHGGAGCAMTALAAGVPQLALTFGAEQRTIGARISATGAGLDLAGHLADEDGIRAAVGALLDDPRYAGAAGELAGRNAERPSAAQLATTLAELAAVPVA, from the coding sequence ATGCGCGTGCTGTGCACCGTCTCCGGCTGGCCCGCGCACTGGTTCCCGATGGTGCCGCTGGGCTGGGCGTTGCAGGCGGCCGGGCACGAGGTCCGGGTCGCCTGCCCGCCCGGCCAGGCCGCCGCGGTGGCGGCTGCCGGGCTGGTCCCGGCGCCGGTGCTGGGCGAACTGGACATGACGTTCATGCTGCGCTACGCGAACCTCTGGGCGGCCCGCTCCGGCGCCTGGCCGTACCCGTGGCCGCCGCTGCACCCGCTGACCGGCGACCCGGTCGATCCGGCCACGTTCGACCTGGACGCGTTCGCCGAGACCGCCAAGCGGCGGATCGCCACCGAGACCGGGACCGGCTTCGCGGCCGCCCTCGACCACGCCCGGCGGTTCCGGCCGGACCTGGTGCTGCACGACCGGCTCAGCGCCGACGGGCTGCTCGCGGCCAAGGTGCTGGACATTCCGGCGGTGGCCCACCTGTGGGGGCCGGTCGGCACCGCCGAACCGGATCCCGAGCTGTACCCGCTGCCGGTGGACTACACCCGGGCGTTCCCGCGGCACGGCGTGGGCGAGTTGACCGCCGACGCGCTGCGGTACGTGGTGGACCCGTGCCCACCGGGCCTGCAACCCCCGATCCGGGGTGACCGGCTGGACGTGCGCTACCAGCCGTACAACGGTCCGGGCGGGCCGGGCGACCCGATGCCGCCGGGGGACCGGCCGCGGGTCTGCGTGGTGTGGAGCAACTCGATGAGCCGGATGTACGGCGACGGGGCGTACCTGGTGCCGCTGGTGGTCCGGGCGCTGGCCGGGATGGACGTCGACGTGGTGCTGCCGGCACATCCGGAGGACCGGGACCGGCTCGGCGAGCTGCCCGGCCGGGTCCGGGTGCTGGCGGCCACGCCGCTGCACCTGTTGCTGCCCGGCTGCGCCGCGGTGATCCACCACGGCGGCGCGGGCTGCGCGATGACCGCGCTGGCCGCCGGGGTCCCGCAGCTCGCGCTGACCTTCGGCGCCGAGCAGCGGACCATCGGCGCCCGGATCAGCGCCACCGGCGCCGGGCTCGACCTGGCCGGCCACCTGGCCGACGAGGACGGGATCCGGGCCGCGGTCGGCGCGCTGCTGGACGATCCCCGGTACGCCGGCGCGGCCGGCGAGCTGGCCGGGCGCAACGCCGAGCGGCCCAGCGCCGCCCAGCTCGCTACGACGCTGGCGGAGCTGGCCGCCGTGCCGGTGGCCTGA
- a CDS encoding NAD-dependent epimerase/dehydratase family protein, which produces MSGPQSVAAPVLVLGGHGFLGRHACAALAAAGDEVIAVSRRPARLPDARSIALDLATTDQATLTGMLTAMRPRVVINAAGAVWG; this is translated from the coding sequence GTGTCCGGTCCGCAGTCCGTGGCGGCGCCCGTACTCGTGCTCGGCGGCCATGGCTTCCTGGGCCGGCACGCCTGCGCGGCGCTGGCGGCGGCGGGTGACGAGGTGATCGCGGTGTCCCGCCGCCCGGCGCGGCTGCCGGATGCCCGGTCGATCGCGCTCGACCTGGCCACCACCGACCAGGCCACCCTCACCGGCATGCTCACCGCGATGCGACCCCGGGTCGTGATCAACGCGGCGGGCGCGGTGTGGGGGTGA
- a CDS encoding NAD-dependent epimerase/dehydratase family protein yields MSDEELTASNVTLVRRLVAAVAELPWRPRLVHLGSVHEYGPVPAGALIREGDEPRPVSPYGRTKLLGTEAVLAAVRRGAIDATVLRVVNVSGPGTPARSLLGQVARQLYAHRCRPAVANAHPGPAGGPGLTGLATTGCAAPAVLRLAPLRAYRDFVDVRDIADAVCAAAAAPSRRRSPTSAVARR; encoded by the coding sequence GTGAGCGACGAGGAGCTGACCGCCTCCAACGTGACGCTGGTCCGCCGGCTGGTGGCGGCCGTGGCCGAACTGCCCTGGCGCCCGCGCCTGGTCCATCTGGGATCGGTGCACGAGTACGGGCCGGTGCCGGCCGGTGCGCTGATCCGGGAGGGGGACGAGCCGCGGCCGGTCAGCCCGTACGGCCGGACCAAGCTGCTGGGCACCGAGGCGGTGCTGGCGGCCGTGCGCCGCGGTGCGATCGACGCCACGGTGCTGCGGGTGGTCAACGTCAGCGGCCCCGGCACCCCGGCCCGCAGCCTGCTCGGCCAGGTGGCCCGGCAGTTGTACGCGCACCGGTGCCGGCCGGCGGTGGCGAACGCGCACCCGGGGCCGGCCGGCGGGCCCGGGCTGACCGGGCTGGCCACCACCGGCTGCGCGGCGCCGGCCGTGCTGCGCCTGGCGCCGCTGCGCGCGTACCGGGATTTCGTGGATGTGCGCGACATCGCCGACGCGGTCTGCGCGGCGGCCGCCGCCCCGAGCCGGCGCCGGTCACCAACATCGGCCGTGGCGAGGCGGTGA
- the rfbH gene encoding lipopolysaccharide biosynthesis protein RfbH, with amino-acid sequence MMTDAQELILEQVRKYHREQQSDAGFVPGVTPLLPSGAVIDEDDRAALVEAALDLRIAAGVSSRRFERKFARTLGLRKAHLTNSGSSANLLALTALTQRELGDRALRPGDEVVTVACGFPTTVSPIIQNGLVPVFVDVELGTYNTTTERVAAAIGPRTRAIMIAHALGNPYRADEIAELARERGLFFVEDNCDAVGSYLNGRLTGTFGHFSTTSFYPAHHLTMGEGGCVLTNDLKLARLVESLRDWGRDCWCEPGENDTCRKRFSQQQGMLPFGYDHKYTFSHVGYNLKNTDLQAALGLSQLGKLTEFGAARRRNWRRLRDELDGVPGLILPEPTPGSDPSWFGFVLTVRPDAGFTRAELVAFLESRRIGTRVLFAGNLTRHPAFTDQRYRVVGELTNSDVITDNTFWIGVYPGLTSEMIDYMARSVREFVAGRG; translated from the coding sequence CTGATGACGGATGCGCAGGAGCTCATCCTGGAGCAGGTCCGCAAGTACCATCGCGAGCAGCAGTCCGACGCGGGTTTCGTCCCGGGGGTGACGCCGCTGCTGCCATCCGGCGCGGTCATCGACGAGGATGACCGGGCGGCGCTGGTCGAAGCGGCACTGGACCTGCGGATCGCGGCCGGTGTCAGTTCCCGGCGGTTCGAGCGGAAGTTCGCCCGCACCCTGGGGTTGCGCAAGGCGCACCTGACCAACTCCGGCTCCTCGGCCAACCTGCTCGCGCTGACCGCGCTGACCCAGCGCGAACTCGGCGACCGGGCACTGCGGCCCGGCGACGAGGTGGTGACGGTCGCCTGCGGATTCCCCACCACGGTCAGCCCGATCATCCAGAACGGCCTGGTGCCGGTCTTCGTGGATGTCGAGCTGGGCACGTACAACACCACGACCGAACGGGTGGCGGCGGCGATCGGGCCGCGGACCCGGGCCATCATGATCGCGCACGCGCTCGGCAACCCGTACCGGGCCGACGAGATCGCCGAGCTGGCCCGCGAGCGTGGACTGTTCTTCGTGGAGGACAACTGCGACGCCGTGGGGTCGTACCTGAACGGCCGGCTGACCGGCACCTTCGGGCACTTCTCCACCACCAGCTTCTACCCCGCCCACCACCTGACCATGGGCGAGGGCGGCTGCGTGCTGACCAACGACCTGAAGCTGGCCCGGCTGGTGGAGTCGCTGCGGGACTGGGGCCGGGACTGCTGGTGCGAGCCGGGCGAGAACGACACCTGCCGGAAGCGGTTCAGCCAGCAGCAGGGCATGCTGCCCTTCGGGTACGACCACAAGTACACGTTCTCGCACGTCGGGTACAACCTGAAGAACACCGACCTGCAGGCCGCGCTGGGCCTGAGCCAGTTGGGCAAGCTCACCGAGTTCGGCGCCGCCCGCCGGCGCAACTGGCGGCGGCTGCGCGACGAGCTGGACGGCGTGCCGGGGCTGATCCTGCCCGAGCCGACGCCCGGTTCCGACCCGAGCTGGTTCGGCTTCGTCCTCACCGTGCGGCCGGACGCCGGCTTCACCCGGGCCGAGCTGGTCGCCTTCCTGGAGTCGCGGCGGATCGGCACCCGGGTGCTGTTCGCCGGCAACCTGACCCGGCACCCGGCCTTCACCGACCAGCGGTACCGGGTGGTCGGCGAGCTGACCAACAGCGACGTGATCACCGACAACACCTTCTGGATCGGCGTCTACCCCGGACTGACCAGCGAGATGATCGACTACATGGCGCGGTCGGTCCGCGAGTTCGTCGCGGGTCGGGGGTGA
- a CDS encoding ketoacyl-ACP synthase III family protein has translation MRWDNLYLAGLGHWLPDAVSAREAVDAGLLDAERFKTLGYTSVCVGEDVAPPDMAVRAVRAAVQRAGVTPRDVALLLHGSLWFQGLDIWPTASYVADRTGHPAVPALDVQQRCNVGLGAIELAAGALGAAAGTGAPGAAAGPGAPGSAAGPGAPGSAAGPGAAGSAAPGGSRRTAAIVSTADRFAAPAVDRWNMHDFNVYGDGATAMVLSTRAGFARIRSTATVADNGLEGQTRGDAPFTTASPAASEPIDLLARSGEFGRTIDHVQTSVRIGRVLLMARNAALKEAGLKVGQIRRVVTPATGRLPGDAQLHDLLGVPEAATTWEYGRTTGHVGGGDWALGLEYLLRTGGLTAGDHALLLGGGAGYTCTAVVVEILETPEWT, from the coding sequence GTGCGCTGGGACAACCTGTACCTCGCCGGCCTCGGCCACTGGCTGCCCGACGCGGTCTCCGCCCGGGAGGCGGTCGACGCCGGGCTGCTGGACGCCGAGCGGTTCAAGACCCTGGGCTACACGTCGGTCTGCGTGGGCGAGGACGTGGCGCCGCCGGACATGGCGGTCCGGGCGGTACGCGCCGCCGTGCAGCGGGCCGGCGTCACGCCCCGGGACGTGGCCCTGCTGCTGCACGGCAGCCTGTGGTTCCAGGGCCTGGACATCTGGCCCACCGCGTCGTACGTGGCGGACCGGACCGGCCATCCGGCGGTGCCGGCCCTCGACGTGCAGCAGCGCTGCAACGTCGGGCTCGGCGCCATCGAACTGGCCGCCGGCGCGCTCGGCGCGGCAGCGGGCACGGGCGCGCCGGGCGCGGCGGCGGGTCCGGGCGCGCCGGGTTCGGCGGCGGGTCCGGGCGCGCCGGGTTCGGCAGCGGGTCCGGGCGCGGCGGGTTCGGCCGCGCCGGGCGGGTCGCGCCGCACGGCGGCGATCGTCAGCACGGCCGACCGGTTCGCCGCCCCCGCCGTGGACCGCTGGAACATGCACGACTTCAACGTGTACGGCGACGGCGCAACCGCGATGGTGCTCTCCACCCGCGCCGGCTTCGCCCGGATCCGGTCCACCGCCACGGTGGCCGACAACGGGCTGGAGGGGCAGACCCGGGGCGACGCGCCGTTCACCACCGCCTCCCCGGCCGCGTCCGAGCCGATCGACCTGCTGGCCCGCTCCGGCGAGTTCGGCCGGACCATCGACCACGTGCAGACCAGCGTCCGGATCGGACGGGTGCTGCTGATGGCCCGCAACGCCGCGCTCAAGGAGGCCGGGCTGAAGGTCGGCCAGATCCGCCGGGTGGTCACCCCGGCGACCGGCCGGCTGCCCGGCGACGCCCAGCTGCACGACCTGCTGGGCGTGCCGGAGGCGGCGACGACCTGGGAGTACGGCCGCACCACCGGGCACGTGGGCGGCGGGGACTGGGCGCTGGGCCTGGAGTACCTGCTGCGGACCGGCGGGCTGACCGCCGGGGACCACGCCCTGCTGCTCGGCGGCGGTGCCGGCTACACCTGCACGGCGGTCGTCGTGGAGATCCTCGAAACCCCGGAGTGGACATGA
- a CDS encoding AMP-binding protein, with protein sequence MTAVLRNRAEPVAGGPGATDPAAGNGSGPGPVAVIDDLLRTAAARHPDAPAVTDRQGRWSYAELAAAGASCAAWLAGLGVRPGTGWWAGSATPASSWRCCSAPWPAARCSCR encoded by the coding sequence ATGACCGCCGTACTGCGGAACCGGGCCGAGCCGGTCGCCGGCGGTCCCGGAGCGACCGACCCGGCCGCCGGCAACGGCTCCGGACCCGGGCCGGTCGCCGTCATCGACGACCTGCTGCGCACCGCGGCGGCCCGGCACCCGGACGCCCCGGCGGTGACCGACCGGCAGGGCCGGTGGAGCTACGCCGAGCTGGCCGCGGCGGGCGCGTCCTGCGCGGCGTGGCTGGCCGGGCTCGGGGTGCGGCCGGGGACCGGGTGGTGGGCCGGATCGGCAACACCCGCGAGTTCCTGGCGCTGCTGTTCGGCACCCTGGCCCGCGGCGCGGTGTTCGTGCCGGTGA
- a CDS encoding class I adenylate-forming enzyme family protein, translating to MGRIGNTREFLALLFGTLARGAVFVPVNPEMRAYHLRSVLADAQPRVVVSLDADLPAVAELTSYDVRPVAELRRALAAGPGMPAGPAPVADDPDRTALLIYTSGSTAAPKAVVSPHRAVVFATRAIAARLRYRPEDVVLVAIPLAFDYGLYQVFLGLLAGAHLVLGEPAQHVRLMSTVLEHGVTVVPVVPSLAEMLVRLAGRRAGAAPPVRMFTNTGAALTPGHAAGLRQAFPSAAVVPMFGTTECKRITVAEPDGDLARPGSVGRALDGTEVLILDDAGHPLPAGHDGEIAVRGPHVMAGYWRAPELTAQRFRRDPDTGQVTLHTGDYGRLDPDGHLYFEGRRDDLFKRRGLRVSALEIEAAACDIDGVTAAAVLPPADGRDVVLAVVGTLSADDVLRQLGERLEEGKVPPVCHLLPELPLTANGKTDKRRLAELFRRPVPEGEKTP from the coding sequence GTGGGCCGGATCGGCAACACCCGCGAGTTCCTGGCGCTGCTGTTCGGCACCCTGGCCCGCGGCGCGGTGTTCGTGCCGGTGAACCCGGAGATGCGCGCGTACCACCTGCGCAGCGTGCTGGCCGACGCGCAGCCGCGGGTCGTGGTCAGCCTGGACGCCGACCTGCCCGCGGTGGCGGAGCTGACCTCGTACGACGTGCGCCCGGTCGCCGAACTGCGCCGGGCGCTGGCCGCCGGGCCGGGTATGCCGGCCGGCCCGGCGCCGGTGGCCGACGACCCGGACCGGACGGCGCTGCTGATCTACACCTCCGGCAGCACGGCCGCGCCGAAGGCGGTGGTCAGCCCGCACCGGGCGGTGGTCTTCGCCACCCGGGCGATCGCGGCCCGGCTGCGCTACCGGCCCGAGGACGTGGTCCTGGTGGCCATCCCGCTGGCCTTCGACTACGGCCTGTACCAGGTGTTCCTCGGCCTGCTCGCCGGGGCGCACCTGGTGCTCGGCGAACCGGCGCAGCACGTGCGGCTGATGTCGACCGTGCTCGAACACGGCGTGACCGTGGTCCCGGTGGTGCCCAGCCTGGCCGAGATGCTGGTCCGGCTGGCCGGCCGGCGGGCCGGCGCCGCGCCCCCGGTGCGGATGTTCACCAACACCGGCGCGGCGCTCACCCCGGGGCACGCCGCCGGGCTGCGCCAGGCGTTCCCGTCCGCCGCGGTGGTGCCGATGTTCGGCACCACCGAGTGCAAGCGGATCACGGTGGCCGAGCCGGACGGCGACCTGGCCCGGCCGGGCTCCGTCGGGCGGGCGCTGGACGGCACCGAGGTGCTCATCCTGGACGACGCCGGCCACCCGCTGCCGGCCGGCCACGACGGCGAGATCGCCGTGCGCGGCCCGCACGTGATGGCCGGCTACTGGCGGGCTCCGGAGCTGACCGCGCAGCGGTTCCGGCGCGACCCGGACACCGGCCAGGTCACCCTGCACACCGGCGACTACGGCCGGCTCGACCCGGACGGCCACCTGTACTTCGAGGGCCGACGGGACGACCTGTTCAAGCGGCGCGGGCTGCGGGTGAGCGCGCTGGAGATCGAGGCGGCGGCCTGCGACATCGACGGCGTCACCGCCGCGGCGGTGCTGCCGCCCGCGGACGGCCGGGACGTCGTGCTGGCCGTGGTCGGCACGCTGAGCGCCGACGACGTGCTGCGGCAGCTCGGCGAGCGGCTGGAGGAGGGCAAGGTGCCCCCGGTCTGCCACCTGCTGCCCGAACTGCCGCTGACCGCCAACGGCAAGACCGACAAGCGGCGCCTGGCCGAGCTGTTCCGCCGGCCGGTGCCAGAAGGCGAGAAGACCCCATGA
- a CDS encoding phosphopantetheine-binding protein, producing the protein MMTPWDARFAELLHDVLPKLPEMTGDTCLRSHGLDSLATVELLLLLEETYEVSVPDQLLTTENFSTPAALWAMIEQVRGGPVPAGSAAGQPGPVEPTAGGR; encoded by the coding sequence ATGATGACACCGTGGGACGCCCGGTTCGCGGAGCTGCTGCACGACGTGCTGCCCAAGCTGCCGGAGATGACCGGGGACACCTGCCTGCGCTCGCACGGGCTGGATTCGCTGGCCACCGTGGAGCTGCTGCTGCTGCTGGAGGAGACGTACGAGGTGAGCGTGCCCGACCAGTTGCTCACCACGGAGAACTTCAGCACCCCGGCCGCGCTCTGGGCCATGATCGAGCAGGTGCGCGGCGGCCCGGTTCCGGCCGGCTCGGCCGCCGGCCAGCCGGGTCCGGTCGAGCCGACCGCCGGGGGCCGGTGA
- a CDS encoding SDR family NAD(P)-dependent oxidoreductase yields the protein MGRLAGRAVLVTGAGRGIGAAQARRLVAEGARVLVTDLDGVAAKQLAAELGDAARAETLDVRDAAQWSAAVDRAVAEFGRLDGLVNNAGVLAVGTVADMPEESFREVVDVNQVGVFLGIRAVVPALRAAGGGTIVNISSIDGMIGFKYLSAYCATKAAVLALSRTAAMELGPDGIRVNAVCPGVIATSMTEGLDERVSGWLHKTLPLRRLGTPDEVAAVVAFLSCDESSYVTGSEIVTDGGMLAGFLMPG from the coding sequence ATGGGCCGGCTGGCCGGCCGGGCCGTCCTGGTCACCGGCGCCGGCCGCGGCATCGGCGCGGCCCAGGCCCGGCGGCTGGTCGCCGAGGGTGCCCGGGTGCTGGTGACCGATCTGGACGGGGTGGCCGCCAAGCAGCTCGCCGCCGAACTGGGCGACGCGGCCCGCGCCGAGACGCTGGACGTGCGCGACGCCGCACAGTGGAGCGCCGCGGTGGACCGCGCGGTGGCCGAGTTCGGCCGGCTCGACGGGCTGGTGAACAACGCCGGCGTGCTGGCCGTGGGCACCGTCGCGGACATGCCCGAGGAGTCGTTCCGGGAGGTCGTCGACGTCAACCAGGTCGGGGTGTTCCTCGGCATCCGGGCGGTGGTCCCGGCGCTGCGCGCGGCCGGCGGCGGCACCATCGTGAACATCTCCTCCATCGACGGCATGATCGGCTTCAAGTACCTGTCGGCGTACTGCGCCACCAAGGCCGCGGTGCTGGCGCTCAGCCGGACCGCGGCGATGGAACTCGGCCCGGACGGCATCCGGGTGAACGCCGTCTGCCCCGGCGTGATCGCCACGTCGATGACCGAGGGTCTGGACGAGCGGGTGTCCGGCTGGCTGCACAAGACCCTGCCGCTGCGCCGGCTCGGCACCCCGGACGAGGTGGCGGCGGTCGTGGCGTTCCTCAGCTGCGACGAGTCCTCGTACGTCACGGGCAGCGAGATCGTCACCGACGGCGGCATGCTGGCCGGCTTCCTCATGCCGGGCTGA
- a CDS encoding nucleotide disphospho-sugar-binding domain-containing protein, with the protein MDQTMRVLFSVSAWPGHYFPMVALGRRLLATGHELRVLCAPSQAGAVTAAGLPAVPVLDGLDMVLQARLSHYWQAQAGGWPHPWLPPHPETGAELSDLADFDFPAYRREHRENTLAATVRSFDAAVSVARSWRPDVVVHDRLSLDGLLAARVTGVPAALHLWGPVGTDEPGELRLMPGDPTGSFARYGVAEPTPDSIRYVIDPCPQRLRPAIGAATRLDVRYTPYHGALDGTDPAPARPGDRPRVCVVWGTSVTAMVGPRSFVVPELVEALAGLDVEVVVLLSAADRDRLPDPGPARVLTGAPLDRVLPGCAAVIHHGGAGCVMTSVAAGVPQLAVTFAGEQAANADRIAAAGAGRHLPGAEFGVDVVRKLVGELVTDRAYPTAARLLADQDAARPGLDSLIDQLGQLG; encoded by the coding sequence ATGGACCAGACGATGCGCGTGCTGTTCTCCGTCTCGGCCTGGCCGGGGCACTACTTCCCGATGGTTGCGCTCGGCCGGCGGCTGCTGGCCACCGGGCACGAGCTGCGGGTGCTCTGCGCCCCGTCGCAGGCCGGGGCGGTCACCGCCGCCGGCCTGCCGGCGGTGCCGGTGCTGGACGGGCTGGACATGGTGTTGCAGGCCCGGCTCAGCCACTACTGGCAGGCGCAGGCCGGCGGCTGGCCGCACCCGTGGCTGCCGCCGCACCCCGAGACCGGCGCGGAACTGTCCGACCTGGCCGACTTCGACTTCCCGGCCTACCGGCGCGAGCACCGGGAGAACACGCTGGCCGCCACGGTCCGCAGCTTCGACGCTGCGGTGTCGGTGGCCCGCAGCTGGCGGCCGGACGTCGTGGTGCACGACCGGCTCAGCCTGGACGGCCTGCTGGCCGCGCGGGTCACCGGCGTGCCGGCGGCGCTGCACCTGTGGGGGCCGGTGGGCACCGACGAACCCGGTGAGCTGCGGCTGATGCCCGGCGACCCGACCGGCTCGTTCGCCCGGTACGGCGTTGCCGAGCCCACCCCCGACTCGATCCGGTACGTCATCGACCCGTGCCCGCAGCGGCTGCGCCCGGCCATCGGCGCGGCGACCCGGCTGGACGTCCGGTACACCCCGTACCACGGTGCGCTGGACGGCACCGACCCGGCGCCCGCGCGCCCCGGCGACCGGCCCCGGGTCTGCGTCGTCTGGGGTACCTCGGTGACCGCGATGGTCGGCCCGCGCTCGTTCGTGGTGCCGGAGCTGGTCGAGGCCCTGGCCGGGCTCGACGTGGAGGTCGTGGTGCTGCTCAGCGCGGCCGACCGGGACCGGCTGCCGGACCCGGGTCCGGCCCGGGTGCTCACCGGCGCGCCGCTGGACCGGGTGCTGCCCGGCTGCGCCGCCGTGATCCACCACGGGGGCGCCGGCTGCGTGATGACCTCGGTGGCGGCCGGCGTACCCCAGTTGGCCGTGACGTTCGCCGGCGAGCAGGCCGCGAACGCCGACCGGATCGCCGCCGCCGGAGCCGGCCGGCACCTGCCGGGCGCCGAGTTCGGCGTGGACGTGGTCCGCAAGCTGGTGGGGGAGTTGGTCACCGACCGGGCGTACCCGACCGCGGCGCGGCTGCTGGCCGACCAGGACGCGGCCCGGCCCGGCCTGGACTCCCTGATCGACCAGCTCGGCCAACTCGGTTAG